A genome region from Clostridium sp. JN-9 includes the following:
- a CDS encoding DUF1015 family protein — protein sequence MAILRAFKAVRPTKQLAKNVAALPYDVMNSDEAREMVKDNPYSFLHVDKAEIDLDRNIDIYDNLVYEKARENLNNMIKDGILIEDKKPYLYIYRLIMNGRCQTGIVGCTSIDDYINNVIKKHEHTREEKEQDRIRHVDYCNSNTGPIFLTYRNSSNIDNIINEWTKKDPEYNFKAEDGVQHIVWVINDNKIIDELVEGFRQINALYIADGHHRAASAVKVGLKRRKENPAYKGSEEFNFFLSVIFPEGDLSIMDYNRVVKDLNGLTSEEFMLKVSEKFEISLFEGSKPYKPSSKHTYGMYLDGKWYVLTAKDGTYDSLDPVHRLDVSILQENLLMPILGINDPRTDKRIDFIGGIRGLEELERRVKSGMRAAFSMYPTTIDDLMDIADAGKVMPPKSTWFEPKLRSGLFIHKLS from the coding sequence ATGGCAATATTAAGGGCTTTTAAGGCTGTACGTCCAACTAAGCAGCTGGCTAAAAATGTAGCTGCTCTTCCATACGATGTTATGAACAGTGATGAAGCTAGAGAAATGGTAAAAGATAATCCTTATTCATTTTTACATGTAGATAAAGCGGAAATAGATTTAGATAGAAATATAGATATATATGATAATCTTGTATATGAAAAGGCAAGAGAAAATCTAAACAATATGATTAAAGACGGCATTTTAATAGAGGATAAAAAACCTTATTTGTATATATATAGACTGATTATGAATGGAAGATGCCAGACAGGAATTGTAGGATGCACATCCATAGATGACTATATTAATAATGTTATTAAAAAGCATGAACATACAAGAGAGGAAAAAGAACAGGATAGAATAAGACACGTAGATTATTGTAATTCTAATACCGGTCCAATATTTTTAACATATAGAAACAGCAGTAACATAGATAACATTATTAATGAGTGGACAAAAAAAGATCCAGAGTATAATTTCAAAGCAGAGGATGGAGTACAGCATATAGTATGGGTTATTAATGACAATAAAATAATTGATGAATTAGTTGAAGGTTTCAGGCAGATTAATGCTTTATATATTGCAGATGGTCATCATAGGGCAGCTTCAGCTGTAAAGGTTGGATTAAAAAGAAGGAAAGAGAATCCAGCTTATAAAGGCAGCGAAGAATTTAATTTCTTTTTATCAGTTATATTCCCTGAGGGGGATTTAAGTATTATGGACTATAACAGGGTTGTTAAGGATTTAAATGGACTTACTTCTGAGGAATTTATGCTTAAGGTTTCGGAAAAGTTTGAAATAAGCTTATTTGAAGGAAGCAAACCATATAAGCCATCAAGTAAGCATACTTACGGCATGTATTTAGATGGGAAATGGTATGTTCTTACTGCAAAGGACGGTACTTATGATTCTTTAGACCCTGTTCATAGATTAGATGTTTCAATACTTCAGGAAAATTTGTTAATGCCTATACTAGGTATTAATGATCCAAGGACAGACAAAAGAATTGACTTTATAGGCGGCATAAGAGGTTTAGAAGAGCTTGAGCGAAGAGTGAAAAGTGGAATGAGGGCTGCTTTCTCCATGTATCCTACTACAATCGATGATTTAATGGATATTGCGGATGCGGGAAAAGTAATGCCTCCTAAATCTACCTGGTTTGAGCCAAAATTGAGGAGCGGGTTGTTTATCCACAAATTAAGCTAG
- a CDS encoding GNAT family protein, whose protein sequence is MEKGRYETTMTPVKGSNDEYIIKDVMGITIGRVYIIEYSLQNEYSLIRIKFYKQGKESYGYLRNLLLKLLSTIFNNRKINKINIIVDEDKSVSAFTDIGFTLEGIITNSSLMDNVFKDEYLFAIDNEKFKEGSIDRNFTLKGERIELRLLRPDNAEEMLNYYNRNKKHLMPFEPSRDNSFYTLQVQKHILMEGYRQFLSGTAVNFGIYLNGNLIGKIQMSNVVLGVFRSAFVGYSISEEEQGKGYMKEALRLFIDFAFNEMGLHRLEASTLVDNIRSQKVLEGCGFKFLGINEKYLYINGEWRDHKAYYLINGND, encoded by the coding sequence ATGGAAAAAGGACGGTATGAAACTACCATGACACCAGTAAAGGGAAGCAATGATGAATATATTATTAAAGATGTTATGGGGATAACCATTGGGCGGGTATATATAATAGAGTATTCGCTGCAAAATGAATACAGCCTTATAAGAATTAAGTTTTATAAACAGGGAAAAGAAAGTTATGGATATCTAAGAAACTTATTATTAAAGCTGCTAAGTACTATCTTTAATAACAGGAAAATTAATAAAATAAACATTATTGTTGATGAAGATAAAAGTGTAAGTGCATTTACAGATATAGGATTTACTTTAGAAGGAATAATTACAAACAGCTCCCTTATGGACAATGTTTTTAAAGATGAATATCTGTTTGCCATAGACAATGAAAAATTTAAGGAAGGCTCAATAGACAGAAATTTTACCTTAAAGGGTGAAAGGATAGAACTTAGATTATTAAGACCAGATAATGCAGAAGAAATGCTAAATTACTATAATAGAAATAAAAAGCATCTGATGCCCTTTGAGCCAAGCAGGGATAACAGTTTTTATACTTTACAGGTTCAAAAACATATTTTAATGGAAGGATACAGACAATTTTTATCCGGTACTGCTGTGAATTTTGGAATATACTTAAATGGAAATCTTATTGGTAAAATACAAATGTCCAATGTTGTATTAGGGGTTTTCAGAAGTGCATTTGTTGGATATTCAATTTCAGAGGAGGAACAAGGAAAAGGCTATATGAAGGAGGCCTTAAGGCTTTTTATAGATTTTGCATTTAATGAAATGGGCTTACATAGATTGGAAGCTTCTACTTTGGTTGATAATATAAGATCACAGAAAGTCCTTGAAGGCTGCGGATTTAAATTTTTAGGAATAAATGAAAAATATTTATATATTAATGGTGAGTGGAGAGATCATAAGGCCTATTACCTTATAAATGGCAATGATTAG
- a CDS encoding M42 family metallopeptidase: MNEELVLKELCTTDSPSGREDLIYNKIKELFNGLGEISINNMNNIYIHKKGKDKFKVMLMAHSDEVFLMVTDILGNGFLKFNAIGIDPKTLVSQEVIVHGRKEIPGVIGIKPPHLMKDEEKKQGIKAEQLLIDTGLDDENLKKQVKIGDYVTLSRQFYELLNNNVTCKAIDDRAGIAAMWSCANELKQAQHDADVYFVCSCQEEVGHRGAKMAAYDINPDIGIAIDVTFDGGEFGDKDRENKLGGGPSICVGPNVHCKLREKIIEIADKHNIPYQIEVEPGNTGTDAWDIQIAREGIATLLISIPIKYMHTTVEVVNVDDIRNTGLLIAELIKELSQDELEGLFCF; this comes from the coding sequence ATGAACGAGGAATTAGTTTTAAAAGAATTGTGTACTACAGACAGTCCAAGCGGAAGAGAGGATTTAATTTATAATAAGATAAAGGAACTATTTAATGGATTAGGTGAAATATCAATAAATAATATGAATAATATTTATATCCATAAGAAAGGAAAGGATAAATTTAAAGTTATGCTTATGGCCCATTCAGATGAAGTATTCTTAATGGTAACAGATATTTTAGGCAATGGTTTTTTAAAGTTTAATGCTATAGGCATAGATCCTAAAACACTGGTATCTCAGGAAGTAATAGTTCATGGACGGAAGGAGATACCTGGAGTTATAGGTATAAAGCCACCTCATCTTATGAAGGATGAAGAAAAAAAGCAAGGTATTAAAGCAGAACAATTACTTATCGACACAGGATTAGATGATGAAAATCTAAAAAAGCAGGTAAAGATAGGGGATTATGTTACTTTAAGCAGACAATTTTATGAATTACTCAATAATAATGTGACCTGTAAGGCAATAGATGACAGAGCCGGCATTGCAGCTATGTGGTCATGTGCAAATGAGTTAAAGCAGGCACAGCATGATGCAGATGTTTATTTTGTATGCTCATGTCAGGAAGAAGTAGGACATAGAGGAGCTAAAATGGCTGCATATGATATAAACCCTGATATAGGTATAGCAATTGATGTAACTTTTGACGGCGGAGAATTTGGTGATAAAGACAGAGAAAATAAATTAGGAGGCGGGCCTTCTATTTGTGTAGGTCCTAATGTTCATTGCAAATTAAGAGAAAAAATTATTGAAATAGCTGATAAGCATAATATACCATATCAGATTGAAGTGGAGCCGGGGAATACAGGTACAGATGCATGGGATATTCAGATTGCCAGGGAAGGAATAGCTACATTATTAATTTCTATTCCAATAAAGTATATGCATACAACTGTAGAAGTTGTAAATGTAGATGACATAAGAAATACAGGACTGCTTATTGCAGAGCTTATTAAGGAATTATCACAGGATGAATTGGAGGGATTATTTTGCTTTTAG
- a CDS encoding M42 family metallopeptidase → MLLETLSNSSGPSGYEGEVRKIIKSEITNFVDDIVIDKMGNIIAHKKGKGKKVVIDAHIDEVGFIIIGYNDDGTLKFSALGGINSKVIPCKVVLIGKNKIPGVIGLKPIHLQSPEERKNNIGYENCCIDIGAKDKAEAKKYIKLGDYCVFDTKFNEFGTGLMKGKAFDDRMGCAVLIDVLKESYECDLYGVFNVQEEVGERGAYASAYNIQPDIGIAIEGTICADMPNIPDHLKATEIGKGPAISIMDKTSLFNKEIINEIIEVGHKKNIPYQFRRAVAGGNDAGAIHMSGQGAKVATISVPCRYIHSSVSVCSMDDYTNTVKLLKEYLYTI, encoded by the coding sequence TTGCTTTTAGAAACATTAAGTAATAGTTCAGGCCCATCTGGTTATGAAGGGGAAGTAAGAAAAATAATAAAAAGTGAGATAACAAACTTTGTTGATGATATAGTAATTGATAAAATGGGAAATATTATAGCACACAAAAAAGGTAAAGGAAAAAAGGTAGTTATAGATGCTCATATTGATGAAGTCGGATTTATAATAATTGGATATAATGATGATGGAACCTTAAAATTTAGTGCATTAGGCGGTATAAACAGCAAGGTAATTCCATGTAAGGTTGTTCTCATTGGAAAAAATAAAATTCCTGGTGTAATTGGACTAAAACCTATACATCTTCAAAGTCCAGAGGAAAGAAAAAATAATATAGGTTATGAGAACTGCTGCATTGATATCGGTGCCAAAGATAAGGCAGAGGCTAAAAAATATATTAAACTAGGTGACTATTGTGTCTTTGATACCAAATTTAATGAATTTGGAACTGGCTTAATGAAAGGAAAAGCATTTGATGACAGAATGGGCTGCGCTGTATTAATAGATGTATTGAAAGAAAGTTATGAGTGTGATTTGTATGGCGTTTTTAATGTTCAGGAGGAAGTAGGAGAAAGAGGAGCATATGCATCAGCATATAACATACAGCCTGATATAGGTATAGCTATTGAAGGTACAATTTGTGCAGATATGCCTAATATACCTGATCATTTAAAAGCAACTGAAATTGGAAAAGGTCCTGCTATTTCCATAATGGATAAAACCAGCCTTTTTAATAAGGAAATTATTAATGAAATAATTGAAGTAGGACATAAGAAGAACATTCCATATCAGTTTAGAAGAGCTGTAGCTGGAGGAAACGATGCTGGAGCAATTCATATGTCAGGACAAGGTGCTAAAGTTGCTACGATTTCTGTACCATGCAGATACATTCATTCTTCTGTTTCAGTATGCAGCATGGATGATTATACTAATACGGTAAAGCTGTTAAAGGAATATTTATACACTATATAA
- a CDS encoding M42 family peptidase: protein MDKLFNELLDTLSLSGSEEYIIKLIKKNLPENVVNINEDKMGNLIVKVGQGDKKIMICTHTDEKGLIASYIEKDGKVRVEKIGDFNNESVQNSIVSFNNGIKGKLISSNNELLIDLGMNSRDEVLKSGIREGYVAGITGSIVDLKTKILGSNISDKAGIYILLKTIEQVKELHREINFVFSTQGQLGGRGARAAAYSIDPDYCIVVNAINSNDKGISIDKGPVLKIMDKTLIGNNKIISLIESAAEKNNINIQRTSNRDSSLGSFVHKERSGIPTAEIDVPCRYKGSSIELVSIEDINNTEKLIKDIIEA from the coding sequence ATGGATAAATTATTTAATGAATTATTAGATACACTTTCACTAAGTGGAAGTGAGGAATACATAATAAAATTAATAAAAAAGAACCTGCCTGAAAATGTGGTAAATATCAATGAAGATAAAATGGGTAATCTTATAGTTAAAGTTGGCCAGGGAGACAAAAAAATAATGATTTGCACTCACACAGATGAAAAGGGGTTAATAGCATCATACATTGAAAAGGATGGAAAAGTCAGAGTAGAAAAAATAGGGGACTTTAATAATGAATCAGTGCAAAATAGCATAGTTTCATTTAATAATGGCATAAAGGGTAAACTTATAAGCAGCAATAATGAATTACTAATTGACTTAGGAATGAATTCCAGAGATGAAGTTTTAAAAAGTGGCATAAGAGAGGGGTATGTAGCAGGTATAACAGGCAGTATTGTAGATCTTAAAACAAAAATATTAGGCAGTAATATTAGTGATAAAGCGGGCATTTATATTTTACTTAAAACAATAGAACAGGTCAAAGAATTACATAGAGAAATAAATTTTGTGTTTTCTACCCAGGGACAGTTGGGAGGAAGAGGTGCAAGAGCAGCAGCATACAGTATAGATCCGGATTACTGCATAGTTGTTAATGCAATAAATTCTAATGATAAGGGTATTTCTATAGATAAAGGTCCAGTATTAAAAATAATGGATAAAACACTAATTGGGAATAATAAAATTATCAGTTTAATTGAATCAGCAGCAGAAAAAAATAATATTAATATACAGAGAACGTCAAATAGGGATTCCTCATTAGGTTCTTTTGTACACAAGGAGAGATCAGGAATACCTACAGCTGAAATTGATGTCCCATGCAGATATAAGGGATCCAGCATTGAATTGGTTAGCATTGAGGATATAAATAATACTGAAAAACTCATCAAGGATATAATTGAAGCCTAA
- a CDS encoding VanZ family protein has product MKKIIKWILFAAWMIVIFNFSSMPAEASNENSRYVIYIFNLLGLNLNSILGNMANFAVRKAAHFTEYFILYLFAYNALTDCYDKRKCLWISLIIVFLYASTDEIHQIFVPGRSGRFRDVLIDTSGGTLGMIIKGFNCHIKKTSVK; this is encoded by the coding sequence ATGAAGAAAATAATTAAATGGATACTTTTTGCAGCATGGATGATAGTAATTTTCAACTTCTCAAGTATGCCTGCAGAAGCATCTAATGAAAATAGCAGATATGTAATATACATTTTCAATCTTTTAGGATTAAATTTAAATAGTATATTAGGAAACATGGCCAATTTTGCAGTAAGAAAAGCAGCTCATTTTACCGAATATTTTATTTTATATTTATTTGCATATAATGCTCTTACTGATTGTTATGACAAGAGAAAATGTTTGTGGATTTCTTTAATTATTGTATTTTTATATGCTTCCACAGACGAAATCCATCAGATATTTGTTCCAGGCAGATCGGGTAGATTTAGAGATGTTCTGATAGATACCAGCGGAGGAACACTGGGAATGATAATTAAGGGATTTAATTGTCACATTAAAAAAACATCCGTAAAATAA
- a CDS encoding uracil-DNA glycosylase — protein sequence MFAIEDLNMEIKSIAESYKEEPTGGWITGNGPVPCEIMFIGEAPGKTEVEENKPFVGVAGKNLEYYLNLVGLTRSQIRISNACFLRPIKISTSKTGRTTISNRAPKTKEIEMFRDILDKEILLVNPKIIITLGNIPLKRLTKFNSIGQCHGTLIQDNDNKRNIFPMYHPSALTYNRNDEFKSMYTADWLKLKDVLHSL from the coding sequence ATGTTTGCAATAGAGGATCTTAATATGGAAATCAAATCAATTGCTGAAAGTTACAAAGAAGAGCCCACTGGTGGATGGATTACAGGAAATGGCCCTGTGCCATGTGAAATAATGTTTATCGGAGAAGCACCTGGAAAAACTGAAGTAGAGGAAAATAAGCCCTTTGTAGGAGTCGCTGGTAAAAACCTGGAGTATTATTTAAATTTAGTAGGCTTAACAAGAAGCCAAATCAGAATCAGCAATGCATGTTTCTTAAGACCAATTAAAATCAGCACTTCAAAAACCGGGAGAACAACCATAAGTAATCGAGCTCCTAAGACAAAAGAGATTGAAATGTTTAGGGATATTTTGGATAAAGAAATATTATTAGTTAATCCTAAAATAATAATTACGCTTGGTAATATCCCTCTTAAAAGACTTACAAAATTTAATTCCATAGGACAATGTCATGGAACATTGATTCAGGACAATGATAATAAAAGAAATATATTTCCCATGTATCATCCATCGGCTTTAACCTATAATAGAAATGATGAATTTAAATCAATGTATACAGCAGACTGGTTAAAACTAAAAGATGTTCTTCATAGTTTATAA
- a CDS encoding peroxiredoxin — translation MENVKTISELKIGDKAPNFNLKGSDGKDHSLVDFLGEKVVLYFYPKDNTSGCTKEALCFIDNYENFSNLNTIILGISRDSLSSHDKFIKKLNIPYILLSDSEEVVCNLYGVLKEKNMYGKKSIGIERSTFIINEDGIIENIYRKVKVDKHVDNILSFLTK, via the coding sequence GTGGAAAATGTTAAAACTATAAGTGAATTGAAAATTGGCGATAAAGCTCCTAATTTTAATTTGAAGGGTTCTGATGGTAAAGATCATTCCCTGGTGGATTTCTTAGGTGAAAAGGTAGTGCTGTATTTTTACCCAAAGGATAATACATCAGGATGCACTAAAGAAGCCTTGTGCTTTATAGATAATTATGAAAACTTTTCTAATTTAAATACAATAATATTGGGCATTAGCAGAGATTCCTTATCTTCCCATGATAAATTTATAAAAAAGCTGAACATACCTTATATTTTGCTATCAGACTCTGAAGAAGTGGTATGTAATCTATATGGTGTTTTAAAAGAGAAGAATATGTATGGTAAGAAATCCATTGGAATTGAGAGAAGTACTTTCATTATTAATGAGGATGGCATAATAGAAAATATATATAGAAAAGTAAAAGTTGATAAACATGTGGATAACATTTTATCCTTTCTTACAAAATAA
- a CDS encoding IS607 family transposase: MSKNYKPKEFAELLNVSVLTLQRWDNAGKLKAFRTPTNRRFYTYEQYKEFMGITSSGKKVVIYTRVSTSNQKDDLKNQVTFLKQYANAKGIIVDEVIEDYGSGLNYNRKKWNKLIDECMTSEISTIMITNKDRFVRFGFEWFEGFLGKFNVKIIVVNNESLSPNEELVQDIISILHVFSCRIYGLRKYKKKIEEDEEVEKSIQNRD, encoded by the coding sequence TTGAGTAAGAACTATAAGCCTAAAGAATTTGCTGAATTATTAAATGTATCAGTTTTAACACTACAACGATGGGATAACGCAGGAAAATTAAAAGCATTTAGAACACCAACAAATAGGCGGTTTTATACTTATGAACAGTATAAAGAGTTTATGGGTATAACATCTTCTGGAAAAAAAGTAGTTATATATACAAGAGTTTCAACTTCTAATCAAAAAGATGATTTAAAGAATCAAGTTACATTTCTTAAACAATATGCTAATGCAAAAGGAATTATTGTAGATGAAGTGATTGAAGATTATGGGAGTGGATTGAATTATAATCGTAAAAAATGGAATAAACTTATTGATGAGTGTATGACATCTGAAATAAGCACTATAATGATAACCAATAAAGATAGGTTTGTACGATTTGGATTTGAGTGGTTTGAAGGATTTTTAGGAAAATTCAATGTAAAAATAATAGTAGTAAACAATGAAAGCCTTTCGCCAAACGAAGAATTAGTTCAAGATATAATCTCAATACTTCATGTTTTTAGCTGCAGGATTTATGGTTTAAGAAAGTATAAAAAAAAGATAGAGGAAGATGAAGAAGTTGAAAAAAGCATACAAAACAGAGATTAA
- a CDS encoding peptidylprolyl isomerase: MDNKVLAIVNGREITERDMEEAIIRFPKERQAFFRSDEGRKQLLDQIISFELIYNYAVDSGLENEKGYIEYLEKAKKELLTQWGINKVLSQVTVTDEEAEDYYKANNQYFRTNEAVSAKHILVDSLEKANEVLEKLNHGLKFEDAAKEYSTCPSKAQGGNLGEFTRGQMVPEFEDAAFKLDIGVVSEPVKTQFGYHLIKVKNKKEAASKEFSEVKDMIKSRLLQERQNYKYVEMTNDLKNKYNVEIK; the protein is encoded by the coding sequence ATGGATAATAAAGTATTAGCTATTGTAAATGGAAGGGAAATAACAGAAAGGGATATGGAGGAAGCCATTATAAGATTTCCAAAGGAAAGACAGGCATTTTTCCGTTCAGATGAAGGGAGAAAGCAGCTTCTTGATCAAATAATATCCTTTGAATTAATTTATAACTATGCTGTTGATTCTGGACTAGAAAATGAAAAGGGATATATAGAATATTTAGAAAAAGCTAAGAAGGAATTACTTACTCAATGGGGAATAAACAAAGTTCTTTCTCAGGTTACTGTTACTGATGAGGAAGCAGAAGATTACTATAAAGCAAACAATCAGTACTTTAGAACAAACGAAGCAGTTTCAGCAAAGCATATTTTGGTGGATTCATTAGAAAAAGCTAATGAGGTTTTAGAAAAGTTAAACCATGGGTTGAAATTTGAAGATGCTGCTAAAGAATATTCAACATGTCCATCAAAAGCTCAGGGTGGTAATTTAGGTGAGTTTACAAGAGGACAAATGGTTCCTGAATTTGAAGATGCTGCTTTTAAACTAGATATAGGAGTAGTAAGCGAGCCAGTAAAAACACAATTTGGATATCATTTAATAAAGGTTAAAAATAAAAAAGAGGCCGCAAGCAAAGAATTTTCAGAAGTTAAGGACATGATAAAGAGCAGGCTGCTTCAGGAAAGACAAAATTATAAATATGTAGAAATGACAAATGATCTTAAGAATAAATATAATGTTGAAATTAAATAG
- a CDS encoding NAD-dependent protein deacylase: MSLDALKEIIAKSENIVFFGGAGVSTESNIPDFRSESGLYKSKNKFSYPPEKMLSHSFFESHTEEFYEFYKEKMIFKDAKPNKAHYSLAELEKRGKLKAVITQNIDGLHQKAGSKNVLELHGSIHRNYCTKCGKFFDLDYIINSSDGIPKCDSCGEVIKPDVVLYEEPLNMDVIDNAVKYVSNADVLIIGGTSLVVYPAAGLVDYYKGNKLVLINKSSTPYDRRADLVINDSIGEVLSSVI, translated from the coding sequence ATGAGTTTAGATGCATTAAAAGAAATTATAGCAAAAAGTGAAAATATAGTATTCTTTGGAGGAGCAGGCGTTTCAACTGAAAGCAATATTCCAGATTTCAGATCTGAAAGCGGATTATATAAATCTAAAAATAAATTTTCATATCCCCCTGAAAAAATGCTAAGCCATAGTTTTTTTGAATCTCATACAGAGGAATTCTATGAATTTTATAAAGAGAAGATGATATTTAAAGATGCAAAACCTAATAAAGCTCATTATTCATTAGCTGAGTTAGAAAAAAGAGGAAAATTAAAGGCAGTAATAACTCAGAATATTGATGGATTGCATCAGAAGGCAGGATCTAAAAATGTATTAGAGCTTCATGGAAGCATACATAGAAATTACTGTACAAAGTGCGGAAAGTTTTTTGACTTAGATTATATTATTAACAGCTCAGATGGTATTCCAAAATGTGATTCCTGTGGGGAAGTTATAAAGCCGGATGTTGTATTGTATGAAGAACCATTAAATATGGATGTCATTGATAATGCTGTAAAATATGTTTCTAATGCAGACGTGCTTATTATTGGAGGAACTTCATTGGTTGTATATCCAGCTGCAGGTCTTGTAGATTATTACAAAGGAAATAAATTAGTGCTTATAAATAAATCATCTACACCATATGACAGGAGAGCTGATTTAGTGATAAACGATTCTATTGGAGAGGTTTTAAGCAGTGTAATATAA
- a CDS encoding LD-carboxypeptidase codes for MLGKRLTKNSTIGLVSPASKEKEDTIKSNVEILKNLGFKIKEGKHIYDKYGYLCGSDKDRASDIMDMFLDDEVDMILSIRGGYGTMRILPLIDTNIIADNPKIFGGFSDITTLLNHFALKCNLTTFHCPMLSSNLNDKFTLESFLNTLLYGNKPYSIKNPEGFPSECICPGTAEGRLVGGNLSLICSTLGTPYEIDTKDNILFIEDVKEEPYKVDRLLTQLSLAGKLDQCAGLILGQFTNCELPHYERSLTLQQVFEDILFSLKKPILMNFMSGHSYPKLTLPIGARVSLNSKTGVISTLEPVVK; via the coding sequence ATGTTGGGTAAAAGACTAACAAAGAATTCTACAATAGGACTTGTGTCACCAGCCAGTAAGGAAAAAGAGGACACAATAAAATCTAATGTAGAAATTCTAAAAAACTTGGGATTTAAGATAAAAGAAGGAAAGCATATTTATGATAAATACGGATATCTATGCGGAAGCGATAAGGATAGAGCCAGTGATATTATGGATATGTTCTTAGATGATGAAGTAGATATGATCCTTTCAATAAGGGGAGGATATGGTACTATGAGAATTCTACCTCTTATAGATACTAATATAATTGCTGATAACCCTAAAATATTTGGCGGTTTTAGTGATATAACCACCCTTCTTAATCATTTTGCTTTAAAGTGTAACTTAACTACCTTTCACTGCCCTATGCTCTCTTCCAATTTAAACGATAAATTTACATTAGAAAGTTTTCTTAATACACTGTTATATGGAAATAAACCTTATAGCATAAAAAATCCCGAAGGCTTTCCAAGTGAATGCATTTGTCCTGGCACAGCTGAAGGCAGACTGGTGGGAGGCAATTTATCTTTAATATGCAGCACACTAGGTACTCCATATGAAATTGATACAAAAGATAATATTTTATTTATTGAAGATGTTAAAGAGGAACCCTATAAAGTAGATAGACTGCTTACTCAGCTTTCCCTGGCTGGAAAATTAGATCAATGCGCCGGTTTAATATTAGGCCAATTTACAAATTGTGAACTGCCTCATTATGAAAGAAGTTTAACGCTGCAGCAGGTTTTTGAAGACATTTTATTTTCTTTAAAAAAGCCCATATTAATGAACTTCATGAGTGGGCACTCCTATCCTAAGCTAACATTACCTATAGGTGCCAGGGTATCCTTAAATAGCAAGACTGGAGTAATTTCAACTTTAGAACCAGTTGTAAAATAA
- a CDS encoding magnesium transporter CorA family protein has product MISIHKTLEINNALKLQPIDGIEQGCWINIVAPSDQELILVSKKTGAPLEFLRAALDEEETSRLDFEGNNHLVIVDIPFTEMEDNSLTYDTYPLAIIHTEKEIITVCLKNSRMLADFIDNKVKSFYTFKRSRFILQILYRIASYYLIYLRQIDKKSLIIEKKLHKSMKNKELIQLLSLEKSLVYFSTSLKSNEITLEKMLKLDLLQKYPEDQDVLEDVIIENKQAIEMANIYSNILSGTMDAFASVISNNLNIVMKLLASITIVMAIPNIIFSSFGMNVQGIPLANHPNSFWLIYLAAALASVFVIFILKKRDLF; this is encoded by the coding sequence ATGATTTCAATACATAAAACATTAGAAATAAACAATGCGCTAAAATTACAACCAATAGATGGAATTGAACAAGGCTGCTGGATTAACATTGTGGCTCCATCTGATCAGGAATTAATTTTAGTTTCTAAAAAAACAGGCGCGCCCTTAGAGTTTCTCCGTGCAGCCTTAGATGAAGAGGAAACATCAAGATTAGATTTTGAGGGAAATAATCATTTAGTAATTGTTGACATCCCATTTACTGAAATGGAGGATAACTCCTTAACATATGATACTTATCCACTGGCAATTATACATACTGAAAAAGAAATTATTACTGTCTGCTTAAAAAACAGTAGAATGCTTGCTGATTTCATTGATAATAAAGTAAAATCTTTTTATACTTTTAAACGTTCCAGATTCATTCTGCAGATTTTATATAGAATAGCAAGTTATTATCTTATATATTTAAGACAAATTGATAAGAAGAGTCTTATCATTGAGAAGAAACTTCATAAATCTATGAAAAATAAAGAATTAATTCAGCTTTTATCATTAGAAAAATCTCTGGTGTACTTTTCAACATCACTTAAATCTAATGAGATCACCCTTGAAAAAATGCTGAAACTTGATCTGCTGCAAAAATATCCTGAGGACCAGGATGTATTAGAGGATGTTATAATTGAAAATAAGCAGGCAATTGAAATGGCTAATATATATAGTAATATATTAAGCGGCACTATGGATGCCTTTGCATCTGTTATTTCTAACAATCTTAACATTGTCATGAAATTACTTGCCTCTATCACAATAGTCATGGCCATTCCAAATATAATTTTTAGTTCCTTTGGAATGAATGTACAGGGTATCCCCCTTGCAAACCATCCCAATTCATTTTGGCTGATTTATCTAGCTGCAGCACTAGCTTCTGTTTTTGTTATTTTTATATTGAAAAAAAGAGATCTTTTTTAA